The Streptomyces sp. NBC_00224 genome has a window encoding:
- a CDS encoding serine/threonine-protein kinase, whose product MSDPQRVGPYRIVGRLGSGGMGWVYLGRSPAGRAVAVKVVRPELAADDEFRRRFAREVAAARLVGGAYTAAVVDADPEAELPWLATAYVPGPALSEAVGADGPLTEGQVRRLGAGLVEALQAIHGAGVVHRDLKPSNVLLAADGPRVIDFGISAVAGATGLTRAGQLMGTPPYMSPEQMTGDRAGPASDVFSLGGVLVYAVAGYAPFRHGVGVAYRVVHAEPELDDVPGELRDLVAGCLAKRPEDRPGLDVLLQGLLGPEAGAARALTWPPPTVARRIRVRTGELKVHRAPGSGASLPSCLLLHAQTLLDAGLSDAMVIEAVGRAAL is encoded by the coding sequence GTGAGTGATCCGCAGCGGGTGGGGCCGTACCGCATCGTCGGGCGGCTGGGGTCCGGCGGGATGGGGTGGGTGTATCTGGGGCGGTCGCCCGCGGGCCGGGCCGTCGCGGTCAAGGTCGTACGTCCCGAACTGGCGGCCGACGACGAGTTCCGGCGGCGCTTCGCCCGTGAGGTGGCGGCCGCGCGGCTGGTGGGCGGGGCGTACACGGCGGCGGTCGTCGACGCCGACCCGGAGGCCGAACTGCCCTGGCTGGCAACGGCGTACGTGCCGGGCCCCGCCTTGTCGGAGGCGGTCGGCGCGGACGGGCCGCTGACCGAGGGGCAGGTGCGGCGGCTCGGGGCCGGGCTGGTGGAGGCGCTCCAGGCGATCCACGGCGCCGGAGTGGTCCACCGCGACCTCAAGCCGTCGAACGTGCTGCTCGCCGCCGACGGGCCGCGCGTCATCGACTTCGGCATCTCGGCGGTCGCCGGGGCGACCGGGCTGACCCGGGCCGGGCAGCTGATGGGGACGCCGCCGTACATGTCGCCCGAGCAGATGACCGGCGACCGGGCCGGGCCCGCCAGCGACGTCTTCTCGCTCGGCGGGGTCCTCGTCTACGCCGTCGCGGGGTACGCGCCGTTCCGGCACGGCGTCGGGGTGGCCTACCGGGTGGTGCACGCCGAGCCCGAACTCGACGACGTACCCGGCGAGTTGAGGGACCTGGTCGCCGGGTGCCTGGCCAAGCGGCCCGAGGACCGGCCGGGTCTGGACGTGCTGCTCCAGGGGCTGCTCGGCCCCGAGGCGGGCGCCGCGCGGGCGCTCACCTGGCCGCCGCCCACGGTGGCCCGGCGGATCCGGGTCCGCACCGGCGAGCTCAAGGTCCACCGGGCGCCCGGCAGCGGGGCGTCGCTGCCGTCCTGTCTGCTGCTGCACGCGCAGACGCTGCTCGACGCGGGGCTCAGCGACGCCATGGTGATCGAGGCGGTGGGCCGTGCGGCACTCTGA
- a CDS encoding PP2C family serine/threonine-protein phosphatase, which translates to MHGLSVEGYRHRRDGVACQDAWRSSTDGPLTVLAVADGAGSRPRSGEGSLLAVRLAVEHFGRLPATGADGPAAHRLLRRGFQRVVDDFLDRTGDAAGDHATTLTVVVLAPGWLGHVSVGDGFVVLRAGTEDGERQFHLLPQPAAVSEYSNETVFLSTPDAARWVRTDCVRDEGVDGVLLSTDGLAQAALSWSAGAPQAPNESFAAAVLRSLDTEAVAPGDEDDRLAALLRSDRLTALNGDDKTLLRAVRAVRTGGGA; encoded by the coding sequence GTGCACGGCCTGAGCGTGGAGGGCTACCGGCACCGCCGGGACGGCGTCGCCTGCCAGGACGCCTGGCGGTCCTCGACGGACGGGCCCCTCACGGTCCTCGCGGTCGCCGACGGCGCGGGCAGCAGGCCGCGCTCGGGCGAGGGCTCACTGCTCGCGGTCCGCCTCGCGGTGGAGCACTTCGGCCGGCTGCCCGCCACGGGCGCCGACGGCCCGGCCGCGCACCGGCTGCTGCGCCGGGGCTTCCAGCGGGTCGTGGACGACTTCCTCGACCGTACGGGCGATGCGGCCGGGGACCACGCGACGACGCTCACCGTGGTGGTGCTCGCGCCCGGCTGGCTGGGGCACGTCAGCGTCGGGGACGGCTTCGTGGTGCTGCGGGCCGGGACGGAGGACGGCGAGCGGCAGTTCCATCTGCTGCCGCAGCCCGCCGCGGTGAGCGAGTACAGCAATGAGACGGTGTTCCTCAGCACGCCGGACGCCGCCCGCTGGGTGCGGACCGACTGCGTACGGGACGAGGGCGTCGACGGCGTCCTGCTCTCCACCGACGGCCTGGCCCAGGCCGCGCTCTCCTGGTCGGCGGGCGCCCCGCAGGCGCCCAACGAGTCCTTCGCCGCGGCGGTGCTGCGCTCCCTGGACACGGAGGCGGTGGCGCCCGGCGACGAGGACGACCGGCTGGCCGCGCTGCTCAGGTCCGACCGGCTGACCGCGCTCAACGGCGACGACAAGACGCTGCTGCGGGCGGTGCGTGCGGTGCGTACGGGAGGGGGCGCATGA
- a CDS encoding pyridoxal phosphate-dependent aminotransferase, whose translation MQVIQSTKLANVCYEIRGPVLEEAMRLEAAGHRILKLNTGNPAAFGFECPPEILEDMLRNLSGAHGYGDAKGLLSARRAVMQHYQTKGIDLDVEDIYLGNGVSELIQMSMQALLDDGDEVLVPAPDYPLWTASVSLAGGTAVHYRCDEQSDWMPDLADIERKITDRTKAIVIINPNNPTGAVYDEEMLRSLTEIARRHNLIVCSDEIYDRILYDGATHTPTAVVAPDLMVLTFNGLSKNYRVAGFRSGWLAVCGPKAHASSYIEGLTILANMRLCANMPSQYAVATALGGRQSIEDLVLPGGRLLEQRDTAYELLTQIPGVTCVKPKGALYLFPRLDPAVYKVKDDRQMVLDLLRAEKIMVVHGTGFNWPEPDHFRIVTLPSAQDLAGAVTRIGSFLDGYSQM comes from the coding sequence ATGCAGGTGATCCAGTCGACCAAGCTCGCCAATGTCTGTTACGAGATCCGGGGCCCGGTTCTCGAAGAAGCCATGCGGCTGGAGGCGGCAGGTCACCGCATCCTCAAGCTCAACACCGGCAACCCCGCCGCGTTCGGCTTCGAGTGCCCGCCGGAGATCCTGGAGGACATGCTCCGCAACCTCTCCGGGGCGCACGGGTACGGCGACGCGAAGGGCCTGCTCTCGGCGCGGCGCGCGGTGATGCAGCACTACCAGACCAAGGGCATCGACCTCGACGTCGAGGACATCTACCTCGGCAACGGCGTCTCCGAGCTGATCCAGATGTCGATGCAGGCGCTGCTCGACGACGGCGACGAGGTGCTGGTCCCGGCCCCGGACTACCCGCTGTGGACGGCCTCGGTCTCACTGGCCGGCGGCACCGCCGTGCACTACCGCTGCGACGAGCAGTCCGACTGGATGCCGGACCTCGCCGACATCGAGCGCAAGATCACCGACCGCACCAAGGCGATCGTGATCATCAACCCGAACAACCCGACGGGCGCGGTGTACGACGAGGAGATGCTGCGGTCGCTGACCGAGATCGCCCGCCGCCACAACCTGATCGTCTGCTCGGACGAGATCTACGACCGGATCCTCTACGACGGCGCCACCCACACGCCGACGGCCGTGGTCGCCCCGGACCTGATGGTGCTGACCTTCAACGGTCTGTCCAAGAACTACCGGGTGGCCGGATTCCGCTCCGGCTGGCTCGCGGTCTGCGGCCCGAAGGCGCACGCCTCCTCGTACATCGAGGGCCTCACCATCCTCGCCAACATGCGGCTGTGCGCCAACATGCCGTCGCAGTACGCGGTGGCCACCGCCCTCGGGGGCCGCCAGTCCATCGAGGACCTGGTGCTGCCGGGCGGACGGCTCCTGGAGCAGCGCGACACGGCGTACGAGCTGCTCACCCAGATCCCGGGCGTGACCTGCGTGAAGCCCAAGGGCGCGCTGTACCTCTTCCCGCGCCTGGACCCGGCGGTCTACAAGGTCAAGGACGACCGCCAGATGGTCCTCGACCTGCTGCGGGCCGAGAAGATCATGGTCGTGCACGGCACCGGCTTCAACTGGCCCGAGCCCGACCACTTCCGCATCGTGACACTCCCCTCGGCGCAGGACCTGGCCGGGGCCGTGACGCGGATCGGCAGCTTCCTGGACGGCTACAGCCAGATGTAG
- a CDS encoding alkyl sulfatase dimerization domain-containing protein, with protein MTNGRNAAARPEPVEPTPFVVRSNRPAVQGVPSDVSDFRNAQQGLIARPDVPVIPARDGEGVAWDFGRFEFLSDEDEIPPSVNARVWRQGRMNAMAGLYLVTRAEDGGVYQVRGYDLANMTIVEGRTGLIVIDPLGSYETAQYALRLYRATTEDQRPVKAIVYTASCVDHFGGSRGLFAERGDAVPEDLAVYAPDGFLDDAVRRHVVEGLATACLVDHTYGTRLEAGPCGLIDSGPGLTVSAGEATLIPPTHQLSGEVEADGVRLVLQPAAGLQSPAEMNVYLPDRKVLYLTAPGLLGGLGDVRARHLDETLKAFGGVAEIVAGAYEWPGWGDKAVSARLAARRDAWVRRQSQPSNRPFYAAGYVGTATQAARQTWLRLLGHEFVAATDAVAATPASATTAKRYVVALGGAEAVLAAAREEYDAETPRYERVVELLDHVVAAACDPATVSPAVLEAATSLQALALTQLGYLAEYGPLRNAYLTAARDLSPGSQPPGSRPVVGDLVRHANPAQYFAAVAARLDGPSAAELRDPIVLLWMFTNTGQSGVTVLRDGVLVYTDTRGDTMPPGVDKPQATITLTRDVLDQLLAPGPDFAANFDAAVRAGRVQVDDRAAADTVFGYLLPAIPAVN; from the coding sequence ATGACCAACGGCCGCAACGCCGCCGCTCGCCCCGAGCCCGTCGAGCCGACCCCGTTCGTCGTCCGCAGCAACCGCCCCGCCGTGCAGGGAGTCCCGTCCGACGTCTCCGACTTCCGCAACGCGCAGCAGGGGCTGATCGCGCGGCCGGACGTGCCCGTGATCCCCGCGCGCGACGGCGAGGGTGTGGCCTGGGACTTCGGCCGCTTCGAGTTCCTGAGCGACGAGGACGAGATCCCGCCCTCCGTCAACGCGCGCGTATGGCGGCAGGGCCGGATGAACGCGATGGCGGGCCTCTATCTGGTCACCCGCGCCGAGGACGGCGGCGTCTACCAGGTCCGCGGCTACGACCTGGCCAACATGACGATCGTCGAGGGCCGCACCGGACTGATCGTGATCGACCCCCTCGGCTCGTACGAGACCGCGCAGTACGCGCTGCGGCTCTACCGCGCGACCACCGAGGACCAGCGGCCGGTCAAGGCGATCGTCTACACCGCCAGCTGCGTCGACCACTTCGGCGGCTCGCGCGGCCTGTTCGCCGAGCGCGGCGACGCCGTCCCCGAGGACCTCGCGGTGTACGCGCCCGACGGCTTCCTCGACGACGCGGTCCGCCGCCACGTCGTGGAGGGCCTGGCCACCGCGTGCCTGGTGGACCACACGTACGGCACCCGTCTGGAAGCCGGGCCGTGCGGGCTGATCGACAGCGGCCCGGGGCTCACCGTCTCGGCGGGCGAGGCCACGCTGATCCCGCCCACCCACCAGCTTTCCGGCGAGGTCGAGGCCGACGGCGTCCGGCTGGTCCTCCAGCCCGCCGCGGGCCTCCAGTCGCCGGCGGAGATGAATGTCTACCTCCCCGACCGCAAGGTGCTCTATCTGACCGCCCCCGGCCTGCTCGGCGGTCTCGGGGACGTGCGCGCCCGCCACCTCGACGAGACGCTGAAGGCCTTCGGCGGGGTCGCGGAGATCGTGGCCGGGGCGTACGAGTGGCCCGGCTGGGGCGACAAGGCCGTCTCCGCGCGCCTCGCCGCGCGCCGGGACGCCTGGGTCAGGCGCCAGTCCCAGCCCTCCAACCGGCCCTTCTACGCCGCCGGTTACGTCGGCACCGCCACCCAGGCCGCCCGCCAGACCTGGCTGCGGCTCCTCGGCCACGAGTTCGTCGCCGCCACCGACGCCGTCGCCGCGACCCCCGCCTCCGCCACGACGGCCAAGCGGTACGTGGTGGCCCTGGGCGGCGCCGAGGCGGTGCTCGCCGCCGCGCGCGAGGAGTACGACGCGGAGACGCCCCGGTACGAGCGGGTCGTCGAGCTCCTCGACCACGTGGTGGCCGCCGCCTGCGACCCGGCGACGGTGTCCCCGGCGGTTCTGGAGGCCGCGACTTCCCTCCAGGCCCTCGCCCTGACCCAGCTCGGCTACCTCGCCGAGTACGGCCCGCTGCGCAACGCCTATCTGACGGCCGCCCGCGACCTGAGCCCCGGCTCGCAGCCGCCCGGATCCCGCCCCGTCGTCGGCGACCTGGTCCGCCACGCCAACCCCGCCCAGTACTTCGCGGCCGTGGCCGCCCGCCTCGACGGCCCCAGCGCGGCCGAACTGCGCGACCCGATCGTCCTGTTGTGGATGTTCACCAACACCGGCCAGTCGGGTGTCACGGTGTTGCGCGACGGAGTCCTCGTCTACACGGACACGCGAGGCGACACCATGCCCCCCGGCGTGGACAAGCCGCAGGCCACGATTACGCTGACGCGTGATGTGCTGGACCAACTCCTCGCCCCGGGACCCGATTTCGCCGCGAACTTCGACGCGGCGGTACGCGCGGGCCGCGTCCAGGTCGACGACCGGGCCGCGGCGGACACGGTGTTCGGCTACCTGCTCCCGGCAATCCCGGCCGTGAACTGA
- a CDS encoding FG-GAP-like repeat-containing protein — MRSISSRLVRGGLAAAVTAGLIATVTTAPAQAASGYERCAWGKLCVFSEPLGKGDMLVVSGSMLRLGSWDNRISSFANYSGTPVCFNSEPDLDGNPERAQATHYYSGQVSFDESYRPELDNAVSSLDLDPEADYFCGTEGRFPTYAWDIEPKQRPAGQPAEAAFGDADGDGFGDLYSRDKFGQLWTDHLYGSKSRTRVVGGGWNAMTQLTRHGDYNGDSKEDLFARDRSGVLWFYPGRGDGTLGDRVKVGGGWNSMRDLTAAGDLTGDGRADLLAADSTGTLWTYPGDGHGTFGDRRKVGGGWKAMNELVGAGDMNSDKRADLVARDTAGKLWFYPGTGRGTFGDRKLIGTGGWNGLTELVGIGDVTGDGHPDLLAHAPGQKALRVYPGTGAADGGLRAPRQYAQARATHLVF, encoded by the coding sequence GTGCGTTCCATTTCTTCGCGCCTCGTACGAGGCGGGCTCGCGGCCGCTGTCACGGCGGGGCTGATCGCCACCGTCACCACCGCGCCTGCCCAGGCCGCCAGCGGCTACGAGCGTTGCGCCTGGGGCAAGCTGTGTGTCTTCAGCGAGCCGCTGGGCAAGGGCGACATGCTGGTCGTCTCGGGGTCCATGCTGCGGCTCGGCTCCTGGGACAACCGGATCAGCTCGTTCGCGAACTACTCCGGCACGCCCGTCTGCTTCAACAGCGAGCCGGACCTCGACGGGAACCCGGAGCGGGCCCAGGCCACGCACTACTACTCGGGCCAGGTGTCCTTCGACGAGAGCTACCGGCCGGAGCTCGACAACGCCGTCAGCTCGCTCGACCTGGACCCCGAGGCGGACTACTTCTGCGGCACCGAGGGGCGCTTCCCCACCTACGCGTGGGACATCGAGCCCAAGCAGCGCCCGGCCGGGCAGCCCGCCGAGGCCGCGTTCGGTGACGCCGACGGCGACGGCTTCGGGGACCTGTACTCGCGCGACAAGTTCGGGCAGCTGTGGACGGACCACCTGTACGGGAGCAAGAGCCGCACCCGTGTCGTGGGCGGCGGCTGGAACGCGATGACCCAGCTCACCCGGCACGGCGACTACAACGGGGACTCCAAGGAGGACCTGTTCGCGCGCGATCGCTCCGGCGTCCTGTGGTTCTACCCGGGCCGTGGCGACGGCACGCTCGGTGACCGCGTCAAGGTCGGCGGGGGCTGGAACTCCATGCGCGACCTGACCGCCGCCGGGGACCTGACGGGCGACGGCCGCGCCGATCTGCTCGCCGCCGACAGCACGGGCACCCTGTGGACGTACCCCGGCGACGGGCACGGCACCTTCGGGGACCGCCGGAAGGTCGGCGGGGGCTGGAAGGCCATGAACGAGCTGGTCGGGGCCGGTGACATGAACTCCGACAAGCGGGCCGACCTGGTGGCCCGGGACACCGCCGGGAAGCTGTGGTTCTACCCCGGCACCGGGCGCGGCACCTTCGGTGACCGCAAGCTCATCGGCACCGGTGGCTGGAACGGGCTCACCGAGCTGGTGGGCATCGGTGACGTCACCGGCGACGGCCACCCGGACCTGCTCGCCCACGCGCCGGGGCAGAAGGCGCTCCGCGTGTACCCGGGCACGGGCGCGGCGGACGGCGGTCTGCGGGCACCGAGACAGTACGCCCAGGCCCGCGCCACGCACCTGGTCTTCTGA
- a CDS encoding FG-GAP-like repeat-containing protein — protein sequence MLGTTSARRLIGTATAVAASLATLLGAAPQAAAANYDRCPAGKLCVFQYKDFQGKMEIVSTSRPTLGIWNNSISSVVNNSDLYVLLATGDNYTGEYLFISPHSGPNDFYGGSFGKVWDNSVSSIRVATTDYEVGRGVPWMDWNRQYDYGKRPEGLPAVAQFGDLDNDRRPDLLERADDGRLWFLPGTEDAKGMSKGKLVGGGWNSMTQLTRHGDYNGDGKEDIYARDRSGVLWFYPGRGDGAFGDRVKVGGGWNSMREISAAGELTGDGRRDLLARDTSGVLWSYPGNGRGTFGDRVKVGGGWNAMNQLASPGDLNGDGKADLVARDGSRNLWLYPGNGRGTFGGRTKLPYAWPADAPVMATGDVSGDGISDLMRPIGFQVFVYRGDGHGGLGGPSADMGWDTARNVRVF from the coding sequence ATGCTCGGCACCACCTCGGCCCGGCGCCTGATCGGTACGGCCACCGCCGTCGCCGCCTCGCTGGCCACCCTTCTCGGCGCGGCCCCGCAGGCGGCCGCGGCCAACTACGACCGCTGCCCGGCGGGCAAGCTCTGCGTGTTCCAGTACAAGGACTTCCAGGGCAAGATGGAGATCGTCTCCACCAGCCGCCCCACCCTCGGCATCTGGAACAACTCGATCTCGTCGGTGGTCAACAACAGCGACCTGTACGTGCTGCTGGCCACCGGGGACAACTACACCGGCGAGTACCTGTTCATCAGCCCGCACAGCGGCCCCAACGACTTCTACGGCGGCTCGTTCGGCAAGGTCTGGGACAACAGCGTCAGCTCCATCCGCGTGGCGACCACCGACTACGAGGTCGGCCGGGGCGTGCCGTGGATGGACTGGAACCGCCAGTACGACTACGGCAAGCGGCCCGAGGGGCTGCCCGCCGTCGCGCAGTTCGGTGACCTCGACAACGACCGCCGCCCCGACCTGCTGGAGCGCGCGGACGACGGCCGGCTGTGGTTCCTGCCCGGCACGGAGGACGCCAAGGGGATGTCCAAGGGCAAGCTGGTGGGCGGCGGCTGGAACTCGATGACCCAGCTCACCCGGCACGGCGACTACAACGGGGACGGCAAGGAGGACATCTACGCCCGCGACCGCTCCGGCGTCCTCTGGTTCTACCCGGGCCGCGGCGACGGCGCCTTCGGCGACCGGGTCAAGGTCGGCGGCGGCTGGAACTCGATGCGCGAGATCAGCGCGGCGGGCGAGCTCACCGGCGACGGCCGCCGCGATCTGCTGGCCCGCGACACCTCCGGGGTGCTGTGGTCCTACCCGGGCAACGGCCGCGGCACCTTCGGTGACCGCGTGAAGGTCGGCGGCGGCTGGAACGCCATGAACCAGCTCGCCTCGCCCGGCGACCTCAACGGCGACGGCAAGGCGGACCTGGTGGCCCGCGACGGGTCCCGCAACCTGTGGCTGTACCCGGGCAACGGCCGGGGCACCTTCGGCGGCCGCACCAAGCTGCCGTACGCCTGGCCCGCGGACGCCCCGGTGATGGCCACCGGTGACGTCAGCGGGGACGGGATCTCCGACCTCATGCGGCCCATCGGCTTCCAGGTGTTCGTCTACCGCGGTGACGGGCACGGCGGGCTCGGCGGCCCGTCGGCGGACATGGGCTGGGACACGGCCCGTAACGTACGCGTGTTCTGA
- a CDS encoding amidohydrolase family protein, translating into MGDPPATSATANGNRTMDLVIRDTLVIDGTGGPSYQADVGIRDGRIAALRPEGAPRLTGARTLDAQGLALTPGFIDMHAHSDLALLRDPDHSAKAAQGVTLEVLGQDGLSYAPVDDPTLTEVRKAITGWNGDGSDIDFDWRTVGGYLDRLDHGFDGRGIAVNAAYLVPQGTVRMYAMGWEDREATPQELDRMRRLVAEGLEQGAVGMSSGLTYTPGMYAPDAELTELCKVVARYGGYYCPHHRSYGAGALRAYEEMMELTRAAGCALHLAHATMNFGVNEGRAPELLALLDRALETGSDITLDTYPYTPGCTTLAAMLPSWAGEGGPGTVLARLRDDATAERIRHAMEVVGSDGCHGVPIDWETIEISGVSGPGLASFVGRTVAESARARGEAPWTTARRLLIDDGLGSTILQHVGHEENVRAIMRHRVHTGGSDGILQGDKPHPRAYGTFPHYLGHYARDLGVLPLEEMVAHLTSRPAARLRLPDRGLIKEGYRADVVLFDPETVAAGSTFERPRTLPTGIPYVLIDGKFVIEDGRRTDVLAGRAVRRTPTPQVT; encoded by the coding sequence GTGGGGGATCCGCCCGCGACATCAGCCACCGCGAACGGAAACCGGACCATGGACCTCGTCATCCGCGACACCCTCGTCATAGACGGCACCGGCGGGCCCTCCTACCAGGCCGACGTGGGCATCCGGGACGGCCGGATCGCCGCGCTACGCCCCGAGGGCGCGCCGCGCCTGACCGGCGCCCGCACCCTCGACGCCCAAGGCCTAGCCCTGACCCCCGGCTTCATCGACATGCACGCCCACTCCGACCTCGCCCTCCTCCGCGACCCGGACCACAGCGCCAAGGCGGCCCAGGGCGTCACCCTGGAAGTGCTGGGCCAGGACGGCCTCTCGTACGCGCCCGTCGACGACCCCACCCTCACCGAGGTCCGCAAGGCGATCACCGGCTGGAACGGCGACGGTTCGGACATCGACTTCGACTGGCGTACGGTCGGCGGCTACCTCGACCGCCTCGACCACGGCTTCGACGGCCGGGGCATCGCCGTCAACGCCGCCTATCTCGTCCCGCAGGGCACCGTGCGGATGTACGCGATGGGCTGGGAGGACCGCGAGGCGACGCCCCAAGAGCTGGACCGGATGCGGCGGTTGGTGGCCGAGGGGCTTGAGCAGGGCGCGGTCGGGATGTCCTCCGGGCTCACCTACACACCCGGCATGTACGCCCCGGATGCCGAGCTCACCGAGCTCTGCAAGGTCGTCGCCCGGTACGGCGGCTACTACTGCCCCCACCACCGCTCCTACGGCGCAGGCGCCCTGCGCGCGTACGAGGAGATGATGGAGCTCACCCGCGCGGCCGGCTGCGCGCTGCATCTGGCCCACGCCACGATGAACTTCGGCGTGAACGAGGGCCGGGCACCGGAGCTCCTCGCCCTCCTGGACCGGGCGCTCGAAACCGGTTCGGACATCACGCTCGACACCTATCCGTACACCCCGGGCTGTACGACGCTCGCCGCGATGCTGCCGAGCTGGGCGGGCGAGGGCGGGCCCGGGACGGTCCTGGCGCGGCTGCGGGACGACGCGACGGCCGAGCGGATCCGCCACGCCATGGAGGTGGTGGGGTCGGACGGCTGCCACGGCGTCCCGATCGACTGGGAGACGATCGAGATCTCGGGGGTGAGCGGCCCGGGGCTCGCGTCCTTCGTGGGCCGGACGGTCGCCGAGTCGGCCCGCGCGCGCGGCGAGGCGCCCTGGACGACCGCCCGCCGCCTGCTGATCGACGACGGCCTCGGCTCGACGATCCTCCAGCACGTGGGCCACGAGGAGAACGTCCGGGCGATCATGCGCCACCGCGTCCACACCGGCGGCAGCGACGGCATCCTCCAGGGCGACAAGCCCCACCCGCGCGCCTACGGCACGTTCCCGCACTACCTGGGCCACTACGCCCGCGACCTGGGCGTCCTCCCCCTGGAGGAGATGGTCGCCCATCTGACCTCGCGCCCGGCGGCCCGTCTGCGCCTCCCGGACCGGGGCCTGATCAAGGAGGGCTACCGGGCGGACGTCGTCCTCTTCGACCCGGAGACGGTCGCGGCGGGATCGACGTTCGAGCGGCCCCGCACCCTGCCCACCGGCATCCCGTACGTCCTGATCGACGGCAAGTTCGTCATCGAGGACGGACGGCGTACGGACGTGCTGGCGGGGCGGGCGGTCCGCAGAACGCCCACCCCGCAAGTGACCTGA
- a CDS encoding amino acid deaminase, which yields MGFLAGLAEERVDHRFKGLPPDADGLTVGELAAQRRNLFTDGFTTPVLALSAERLEHNLALMETYATRHGLAFAPHGKTTMAPELFARQLDHGAWGITLAVPHQVRVARAFGTRRIFLGNELVDAAALKWIAGELARDAEFQFICYVDSVRGVELMDAALAGAVRPVDVVVELGAGDGARTGARTEADCTAVADAVAATRTLRLVGVAGYEAEVPGASPELVAAWLRRLTALASEFDKAGRFSGTGLDEIVVSAGGSAWFDAVADVFAEIPELSLPVLKLLRSGAYVSHDDGQYRRVTPFNRIPEEGSLHPAFRLWAQVVSRPSPDQAFVNAGKRDAAYDLDLPEAQVVRGARDGVQRPATGIEVTALSDQHAWLRTAPDVELEVGDWVGLGLSHPCTSFDKWQLIPLVEADGTVTDYIRTYF from the coding sequence ATGGGGTTCCTGGCAGGACTGGCCGAAGAGCGCGTCGACCACCGCTTCAAGGGGCTGCCCCCGGACGCCGACGGCCTGACCGTCGGCGAGCTGGCGGCCCAGCGCCGGAACCTGTTCACGGACGGCTTCACCACCCCCGTCCTCGCCCTCTCCGCCGAGCGCCTGGAGCACAACCTCGCGCTGATGGAGACGTACGCGACCCGGCACGGCCTCGCCTTCGCCCCGCACGGCAAGACCACGATGGCTCCCGAGCTGTTCGCCCGCCAGCTCGACCACGGCGCCTGGGGCATCACCCTGGCCGTGCCCCACCAGGTGCGCGTGGCCCGCGCGTTCGGCACCCGGCGGATCTTCCTCGGCAACGAGCTGGTGGACGCGGCGGCCCTGAAGTGGATCGCCGGGGAGCTGGCGCGGGACGCCGAATTCCAGTTCATCTGCTACGTGGACTCGGTGCGCGGGGTCGAGCTGATGGACGCGGCGCTCGCCGGTGCGGTCCGCCCGGTGGACGTCGTCGTCGAGCTGGGCGCGGGCGACGGCGCCCGCACCGGCGCCCGTACCGAGGCCGACTGCACGGCGGTCGCCGACGCGGTGGCCGCCACCCGCACCCTGCGCCTGGTGGGCGTGGCGGGTTACGAGGCCGAGGTTCCCGGGGCCTCTCCGGAGCTGGTCGCGGCCTGGCTGCGCAGGCTGACCGCGCTGGCCTCGGAGTTCGACAAGGCGGGCCGCTTCTCGGGGACGGGACTCGACGAGATCGTGGTCAGCGCGGGCGGCAGCGCCTGGTTCGACGCGGTGGCCGATGTGTTCGCCGAGATCCCCGAACTCTCCCTTCCCGTACTGAAGTTGCTGCGCTCGGGCGCGTACGTCTCGCACGACGACGGCCAGTACCGACGGGTCACGCCTTTCAACCGCATCCCGGAAGAGGGCTCCCTGCACCCCGCCTTCCGCCTGTGGGCGCAGGTCGTCTCCCGGCCCAGTCCCGACCAGGCGTTCGTGAACGCGGGCAAGCGGGACGCGGCGTACGACCTCGACCTGCCCGAGGCACAGGTGGTGCGCGGAGCGCGGGACGGGGTCCAGCGGCCCGCGACCGGCATCGAGGTCACCGCCCTCTCCGACCAGCACGCCTGGCTGCGCACCGCCCCTGACGTGGAGCTGGAGGTCGGCGACTGGGTGGGCCTCGGCCTCTCCCACCCGTGCACCAGCTTCGACAAGTGGCAGCTGATCCCGCTGGTGGAGGCGGACGGCACGGTGACGGACTACATCCGGACGTACTTCTGA